In Phycisphaerae bacterium RAS2, the DNA window GCGATCCAGTAGGGTTTTTTTATATCGGCCGAGGCAAGCCACTGCCACGGGGGTCATGCACACGCCCTTGACGGCCGCCCTCGAACCGGCGAAGCAGGACCGCTACTAGATAGACTTGGCCGCCGAACACGCCCTAAGATAAAGAAACCTCGGGCACCGGTATTCCGCAGCGATTTCAATTCATGCGACCGGCAGGACGGGGAACGCGGTCGTCGCCATCGTACACGACCCGGAGACGAGGAAGTGATCGCAATGGAAATCGAAGCCGCTCGCGCGCAGATGCCCATTTGCCGCGAATACAACTTCATGGACCATGCAGCGGTCGGGCCGGTCTGTGGTCCCGCCGGCGACGCGATGCGCGCATACCTCGAAGAGGCCCAGCACCATGCCTGGGCGCGCGGCGGCATGTTGCCCGAGACGGCTCGCGTCCGCCAGAACGCCGCCAAACTTCTGAACTGCCACCCCGAAGAGGTCACGTTCGTCAAGAACACCTCCGAAGGCCTGGGCTATGTCGCCAACGGACTGCAATTCTCCAAAGGGGACAACATCGTCACCACCGGTGTCGAATTTCCCGCCAATATTTATCCGTGGATGAATCTCCGTTCGCACGGCGTGCAGCTCAAGATGGTGCCGGAAGACAACGGCCGCATCCCGCTCGAGCGTCTCGTCGAGTTGATCGACGATCGGACGCGCGTCGTCACCGTTTCGGCCGTACAATACGCCAGCGGGTTCCGCACGGACCTCGCCGCCCTGGGGACGATCTGCCAGCAGCGCGGCGTTCTGTTCTGCGTCGATGCGATCCAGGCGCTGGGCGTGCTGCCGATCGACGTGCGCGCGATGAAGATTGATTTCCTAAGCGCCGACGGGCACAAGTGGCTGCTCGGGCCGGAAGGCGCGGGGGTCTTCTACTGCCGCCACGAATTGCTGGGCCTGCTGCGTCCGTCGAGCGTGGGCTGGCTCAACGTGCGCGACGCGATGGCGTTCAACGACTACCGGTTGGAGTTTCGAGATGACGCGCGGCGATTCGACAGCGGAAGCTACAACTTCGCGGGCGTCTGGGGACTTGGCGCGTCGATCCAATGGCTGCTCGGCATCGGCATCGACGAAGTTTGGAAACGCGTCGAACTGCTGACAACCCGTCTCGCCGATGGCGTCCGCGAGAAGGGCTACCGGCTCGTCAGCTCGCGCCAGGCCGGCGAATCCAGCGGCATTGTGTGCTTCGTTTCGGCAAAGTTCGACCACGCTCGAATCGTCAGCCATCTTCGCCAGGAATACCGCACGGTCATCTCCACGCGCGGCGGCCGTCTGCGCGTCAGTCCGCACTTCTACAACACCGAAGACGAAATCGACCAGTTGATCGAACACCTTCCGGCGCACTGACTGCCTCGCTCATAGGGGCTATACTGGAGCCGGCGCACGCGCCGACGCGCTCGCGCGCCCAGGCGGTAGCGCCCATGCCCTCTTTTGAATTCTGGACCCTCGTTTCGCTCGCATCGTATGTCTGCGCCATCGTCGCAATCATCGACATCCTGATAAAGCGACGCGACCCGCGCGGCATGATCGCCTGGATCTTCGCCCTGATCTTTCTTCCCATCGCCGGTGTCGTGCTCTACGCGCTAATTGGCTACCCTCCGCTTTATCGAAAAGTTCGCCGCCGTGAGAAACGCAAGCGCATCATCGCCGCGGCCCTCGCTGCGCGCTCGCAAGCGACCGTCGCCGCGCACCCCGCCGACACGGCCCTGGCCACCGATGCATCGCAGCGCGCCCTCATGGCCATGGCCAGCGCGGTCAGCGAGACGTCGCCCACCGGCGGCAACACCGTCGAAATCCATCACGACGCCGAAAAAATGTTCGCCGCCCTATTCGCCATGATCGAGTCGGCCCGGTCGCACGTTCATCTCGAATACTACATCTATGCCGACGACGAGACCGGCCGCGCGCTGGGCGATCTGCTGGCTCGTAAAGTGCGCGAGGGAGTCGAGGTGCGCCTGCTCTTGGACGCGGTTGGCTCATGGAAATTGTCTCGTGCCTTTGTACGCGATCTGCAATCGCGCGGCGTGCGGGTCGCCTTTTTTCTCCCATGGGGCCTGACGACGCGCCGCCTGAACATCAACTGCCGCAACCATCGCAAGCTCGTGGTCGTCGACGGAGTCCACGCCGTCATCGGAAGTCACAACATCGCAGACGAGTACCGCGGGCGTAAAGCACGGTTCGGTCCCTGGCGCGACACCACGCTTTGCATCCATGGCCCGGCCGCCGCGCAATTGCAGGAGATCTTCGCCGAAGACTGGCACTTCGCCACACGCGAGAGCCTGCTCGCTGAACGTTACTTCCCGACGGTGGATCCCGCCGGCAGACAGGTCGTTCACATCATCCCAAGCGGGCCGGATCGGCGACCGCGCATCCTCGATCATTTGCTCTTCGCCGCGGTGTCCGATGCGCGGCACGCCGTGCTGCTGATCACGCCCTATTTCGTGCCGGACAACGCCATGCTGCTCGCGCTGGAGTCAGCGGCCTTGCGCGGCGTGCGCGTGCGGCTGTTGCTTCCATCGAAGTCTGATCACTGGATGGTGCTATGGGCCGGCCGCGCAACGTATCAGGAGCTACTCGAAGCGGGCGTGGAGATATACGAATACGACCGCGGCATGTTGCATTCCAAGGTCGTCGTCGTCGACCAGCGCTGGGCGATGGTTGGCTCGGCCAACATGGATGTCCGAAGCTTTCGCATCAATTTTGAACTGACCAGCATCCTCTACGACGCCGACGCCGCCCGGTTGCTCGAAGCCGATTTCGACGCCCTGCTCGCATCATCTCACCGCGTCCTGCCCGGCGAAATCGCCGCTTACAGCTTCGGGCAGCAACTCGCCCTCGGCGCAGCACGCATGGCCACGCCGGTGCTATGAGTTTCAGCGAGGCCGGGCCCGCTTGCGCGCGACATGTTTCATCGCACCGTCCCACGAATGTGCGCTGGTTATTGTGACAACAAAAAATAAGAGGACACGCATTGCGTGCCCTCTCGTGAAGAAACTTGAATCAAGTCGCCCAGCGACTCCTCGGTCGCATCAGCGGCTCGACGACCGGCGGCGCGGGCGGAACAGCGCAAAGCCCATCGCCAGGGCAGCCAGTGTTGCCGGCTCGGGAACGTTAAGCCGCAGGAAGCCATCACCCAATGCCGTGCCGGCCCCATTGCGCAGCGTCGCGAGGAAATACACCAGGCCGCTGTCGGTCAGGTGAATGTCATTCGGCTGGATGGAAGCGAGGAACACGTCGTCGTCGAAGAAACCGTTGTTGTCGAGGTCGATCGGATCGCCCTCGCGGATCAGCACGGTCGTGCCGTTGTAAACCAGGACGTTGTCAATGTTCGGATCGCCGATGTCGGTGTTGCCCGCCAGCAGCCAGTTGCCGAGGCGGTCGCCCGTGAAACTGCTGAACGTGTTGCCCCAGTGCTCGGCGCCGGCAATCAAATCGCCCGTCTTGGCAAGCAGAACACCATTGCGAACGGCCCAGTCGTTGTCGGCCGGGTCATCGCCGCGCGAAAACCAATCGCCGTTGCTGACCATGCGCGTGAAGAAGATGTCGGCCATGATCGGCGTGCCGACGCCGGCGACCGGCGAACCCTCCTGAATCACGATGGTGTCATTGACGGCAAGAATGTCGTCAATCGCTGTGTTGGGGTTCTCGGTGTCGCCCTCCGCAAACCAGAACGCGCCATCGGGCGTGCCGCCGGAATCGCTCAAGTCGAAGCTATCCCAGATCTCCAAGCCGATCGGCGTGATGCCCGACTGCTTGAACGCCATGTTGTCGCGAAAAATGGCCGGATACCGCGTCGAGTGGAGATTCGTGATCGGCGTGTTGACGAATGACACGCGCCCGTCATCCAGCAGATACACCGAGTTCATCGAGTTTCCGAACGTTTCGTTGCCGGAGTTGCCCGGAGGGTTGTCGATCAGGCCCAGGGCCGCGTCGCCCATCTGAACCTGGATCGTGTGAACGCCGCCGACAACTTTGACAATCTTCTCGAAGACCGACGCCACGCCGCCCTTCGCCCGGAAGCTGAACGCGATGTTGCCCGCCGAGTCCCACGCGGCCGGTACCGGCGAGTCAAAAAAGTCATATTGCTCGCCTGGGGCGCCGCCCTGTACGGGCTGGCCATCCTGCGCGAACATCGTGCCGCCCAGGCCCGATCCCTTAACGAGTATCGAGTCATTCGTCGTCGCCTGTGTCGTGCGGCCCTTGAGCATCCATTCGCTGCCGTCATGGCTGATCGAGAGGTCTTCCAGCGCGAGCCAGTTTGTCGCGACCGGATTGCCGCCTCCATCGAGCGCGCCCGGAACCGTCCCCGACGAATGCGTTGTGATTTCCGTATAAATCACGCTTGGGCCGACGGCCAAAGCAGCCGACGCACCCCACACCAAGGTAAACGCGACGCACGCGCCGCGCACGAACTTCGAACGAAACACAAACATGGAAGCTTCTCCTTCCCGTACAAGCCGACGTGTGTTGACACGCCAGCCCTCTTGCCTCGCGGCAACCACCAGCCCCCTACCGGGACTTTCCCATTTCCTATGATGTTAAGGTTAACGGAATCGGACCGATCAATCAAGGATTTTGCCGAGCTTCACCGGGAAATTCCAAACCGGGGTCCGTTCTCGATTTGTGTGCCAAACGCTTGCAGAGCAAGCACTTCCAAGCACGTGATGCCCCGGCTTCAGCCTAATGCCAAGAATCGAGACAGCGCCGCAGTCGTGGCAACTTCGAATGCGTAATTGCACGAACCACGCTGGTTCTGCGACCCGATCCGATTTGACTTAATGGCCGAGGCGGCGAAAGAGATACTCGCTGCACGCCTCTCCGGTCGCGATGTTGATCAATTCCATTCCCAGTTTATTGCGGCCGAAGCGGAGTACCTCCTGTGGCGTAGCATCC includes these proteins:
- the sufS gene encoding Cysteine desulfurase codes for the protein MEIEAARAQMPICREYNFMDHAAVGPVCGPAGDAMRAYLEEAQHHAWARGGMLPETARVRQNAAKLLNCHPEEVTFVKNTSEGLGYVANGLQFSKGDNIVTTGVEFPANIYPWMNLRSHGVQLKMVPEDNGRIPLERLVELIDDRTRVVTVSAVQYASGFRTDLAALGTICQQRGVLFCVDAIQALGVLPIDVRAMKIDFLSADGHKWLLGPEGAGVFYCRHELLGLLRPSSVGWLNVRDAMAFNDYRLEFRDDARRFDSGSYNFAGVWGLGASIQWLLGIGIDEVWKRVELLTTRLADGVREKGYRLVSSRQAGESSGIVCFVSAKFDHARIVSHLRQEYRTVISTRGGRLRVSPHFYNTEDEIDQLIEHLPAH
- the clsA gene encoding Major cardiolipin synthase ClsA; its protein translation is MPSFEFWTLVSLASYVCAIVAIIDILIKRRDPRGMIAWIFALIFLPIAGVVLYALIGYPPLYRKVRRREKRKRIIAAALAARSQATVAAHPADTALATDASQRALMAMASAVSETSPTGGNTVEIHHDAEKMFAALFAMIESARSHVHLEYYIYADDETGRALGDLLARKVREGVEVRLLLDAVGSWKLSRAFVRDLQSRGVRVAFFLPWGLTTRRLNINCRNHRKLVVVDGVHAVIGSHNIADEYRGRKARFGPWRDTTLCIHGPAAAQLQEIFAEDWHFATRESLLAERYFPTVDPAGRQVVHIIPSGPDRRPRILDHLLFAAVSDARHAVLLITPYFVPDNAMLLALESAALRGVRVRLLLPSKSDHWMVLWAGRATYQELLEAGVEIYEYDRGMLHSKVVVVDQRWAMVGSANMDVRSFRINFELTSILYDADAARLLEADFDALLASSHRVLPGEIAAYSFGQQLALGAARMATPVL